Proteins from a genomic interval of Neodiprion lecontei isolate iyNeoLeco1 chromosome 2, iyNeoLeco1.1, whole genome shotgun sequence:
- the LOC107223348 gene encoding uncharacterized protein LOC107223348 isoform X3, producing the protein MPKFIPSIKIGSRCRMLTHQSEPSNHNARVPVTTFFYLGAEILLAALIGLSLAMLAIIKSTLPKPPRDLTNYKVVTILAFIPFMIQCDHSHIVAVIPTTSTEDAHMGSKATVSGIIEAIRQHVNSANQLTFTTMAPKAEARLMNQSKQQTAQDIVEAVRRDQYTLITSWGSYALYPVCCMAYEAIHTFTQWLYRQGCED; encoded by the exons ATGCCGAAATTCATCCCAAGTATAAAAATAGG aTCCCGGTGTAGGATGTTGACACATCAAAGCGAGCCATCAAATCACAATGCACGAGTTCCTGTCACAACCTTCTTCTATCTCGGAGCAGAGATACTGCTTGCAGCACTGATCGGTCTCTCATTGGCTATGCTTGCTATCATAAAGAGTACACTGCCAAAACCACCCAGAGACTTGACCAACTATAAAGTTGTG ACAATTTTAGCATTCATACCTTTTATGATACAATGCGATCACAGTCACATCGTCGCCGTAATACCGACGACGTCAACCGAGGATGCTCATATGGGATCGAAGGCAACTGTTTCTG GTATTATTGAAGCGATCAGACAGCACGTTAATAGCGCAAACCAGCTGACGTTCACCACCATGGCTCCGAAGGCGGAGGCAAG GTTAATGAACCAAAGTAAGCAACAAACGGCACAAGATATAGTCGAAGCTGTTCGTAGAGATCAATACACTCTGATCACAAGCTGGGGATCTTACGCGTTGTATCCTGTCTG CTGCATGGCCTACGAAGCAATCCACACTTTCACCCAGTGGTTATACAGGCAAGGTTGTGAAGATTAG
- the LOC107223348 gene encoding epidermal retinol dehydrogenase 2 isoform X1 encodes MPKFIPSIKIGSRCRMLTHQSEPSNHNARVPVTTFFYLGAEILLAALIGLSLAMLAIIKSTLPKPPRDLTNYKVVVTGAGSDLGRAVAQAFFRAGCVVAFIDQDLNLNQNNSPNPASQHRKMNDFERFNEFYHVPTERMIITYMCDSASRSNISDVAEKIHRDVGHIDVLITCPEDSSKDIITSLSTHLMSHYWTILAFIPFMIQCDHSHIVAVIPTTSTEDAHMGSKATVSGIIEAIRQHVNSANQLTFTTMAPKAEARLMNQSKQQTAQDIVEAVRRDQYTLITSWGSYALYPVCCMAYEAIHTFTQWLYRQGCED; translated from the exons ATGCCGAAATTCATCCCAAGTATAAAAATAGG aTCCCGGTGTAGGATGTTGACACATCAAAGCGAGCCATCAAATCACAATGCACGAGTTCCTGTCACAACCTTCTTCTATCTCGGAGCAGAGATACTGCTTGCAGCACTGATCGGTCTCTCATTGGCTATGCTTGCTATCATAAAGAGTACACTGCCAAAACCACCCAGAGACTTGACCAACTATAAAGTTGTG GTAACCGGGGCAGGATCCGACTTGGGAAGAGCTGTGGCTCAGGCGTTCTTTAGAGCTGGGTGCGTGGTAGCGTTTATTGATCaggatttgaatttaaatcaGAACAATTCGCCAAATCCCGCGTCGCAGCACCGAAAAATGAATGACTTCGAGCggtttaatgaattttatcacGTACCTACGGAACGAATGATAATTACGTACATGTGCGATTCAGCGAGTAGATCGAACATCTCTGATGTGgcggaaaaaattcacagagatGTTGGACATATAGACGTCTTAATCACCTGCCCAGAGGATTCTAGTAAAGATATTATAACCTCCCTTTCCACGCATCTTATGAGTCATTACTGG ACAATTTTAGCATTCATACCTTTTATGATACAATGCGATCACAGTCACATCGTCGCCGTAATACCGACGACGTCAACCGAGGATGCTCATATGGGATCGAAGGCAACTGTTTCTG GTATTATTGAAGCGATCAGACAGCACGTTAATAGCGCAAACCAGCTGACGTTCACCACCATGGCTCCGAAGGCGGAGGCAAG GTTAATGAACCAAAGTAAGCAACAAACGGCACAAGATATAGTCGAAGCTGTTCGTAGAGATCAATACACTCTGATCACAAGCTGGGGATCTTACGCGTTGTATCCTGTCTG CTGCATGGCCTACGAAGCAATCCACACTTTCACCCAGTGGTTATACAGGCAAGGTTGTGAAGATTAG
- the LOC107223348 gene encoding epidermal retinol dehydrogenase 2 isoform X2 translates to MLTHQSEPSNHNARVPVTTFFYLGAEILLAALIGLSLAMLAIIKSTLPKPPRDLTNYKVVVTGAGSDLGRAVAQAFFRAGCVVAFIDQDLNLNQNNSPNPASQHRKMNDFERFNEFYHVPTERMIITYMCDSASRSNISDVAEKIHRDVGHIDVLITCPEDSSKDIITSLSTHLMSHYWTILAFIPFMIQCDHSHIVAVIPTTSTEDAHMGSKATVSGIIEAIRQHVNSANQLTFTTMAPKAEARLMNQSKQQTAQDIVEAVRRDQYTLITSWGSYALYPVCCMAYEAIHTFTQWLYRQGCED, encoded by the exons ATGTTGACACATCAAAGCGAGCCATCAAATCACAATGCACGAGTTCCTGTCACAACCTTCTTCTATCTCGGAGCAGAGATACTGCTTGCAGCACTGATCGGTCTCTCATTGGCTATGCTTGCTATCATAAAGAGTACACTGCCAAAACCACCCAGAGACTTGACCAACTATAAAGTTGTG GTAACCGGGGCAGGATCCGACTTGGGAAGAGCTGTGGCTCAGGCGTTCTTTAGAGCTGGGTGCGTGGTAGCGTTTATTGATCaggatttgaatttaaatcaGAACAATTCGCCAAATCCCGCGTCGCAGCACCGAAAAATGAATGACTTCGAGCggtttaatgaattttatcacGTACCTACGGAACGAATGATAATTACGTACATGTGCGATTCAGCGAGTAGATCGAACATCTCTGATGTGgcggaaaaaattcacagagatGTTGGACATATAGACGTCTTAATCACCTGCCCAGAGGATTCTAGTAAAGATATTATAACCTCCCTTTCCACGCATCTTATGAGTCATTACTGG ACAATTTTAGCATTCATACCTTTTATGATACAATGCGATCACAGTCACATCGTCGCCGTAATACCGACGACGTCAACCGAGGATGCTCATATGGGATCGAAGGCAACTGTTTCTG GTATTATTGAAGCGATCAGACAGCACGTTAATAGCGCAAACCAGCTGACGTTCACCACCATGGCTCCGAAGGCGGAGGCAAG GTTAATGAACCAAAGTAAGCAACAAACGGCACAAGATATAGTCGAAGCTGTTCGTAGAGATCAATACACTCTGATCACAAGCTGGGGATCTTACGCGTTGTATCCTGTCTG CTGCATGGCCTACGAAGCAATCCACACTTTCACCCAGTGGTTATACAGGCAAGGTTGTGAAGATTAG